Proteins encoded within one genomic window of [Enterobacter] lignolyticus SCF1:
- a CDS encoding ABC transporter permease → MSHTSPKALRVIQALFTLALTLLGLLLVTFALSALSPVDRVLQIVGDHASQSTYDQVRHQLGLDQPLPVQFWRYLVNLAHGDLGIASATGQPVLHDLLAVFPATLELATLALIVGAALGVAAGVLCARYAGTPWDLAVRTFTLLGNSVPIFWLGLLMLALFYARLQWSAGPGRLDDLYQYTVTPHTGFALIDTWLSGDMAAFKNAASHLVLPVLLLAYYALASITRLTRSACLSEMNKEYILLARAKGASEMTILLRHVLPNIRGTLLTVIALAWTSMLEGAVLTETVFSWPGIGRYLTTALFAGDTTAIMGGTLLIGVCFVVINNLTDMLVRLTDPRVR, encoded by the coding sequence ATGTCACACACCTCTCCGAAAGCGCTGCGGGTCATCCAGGCGCTTTTCACCCTTGCCCTCACCCTGCTCGGACTGCTGCTGGTCACCTTTGCGCTGTCGGCGCTGTCGCCGGTCGACCGGGTATTGCAGATTGTCGGCGATCACGCCAGCCAGTCGACCTACGATCAGGTGCGCCATCAGCTCGGCCTGGATCAGCCGCTGCCGGTACAGTTCTGGCGTTATCTGGTCAACCTTGCGCACGGCGATCTCGGTATTGCCAGCGCCACCGGGCAGCCGGTGCTGCACGATCTCCTTGCCGTCTTTCCCGCCACGCTTGAGCTGGCGACGCTGGCGCTTATCGTCGGCGCGGCGCTTGGCGTCGCTGCGGGGGTCCTGTGCGCCCGCTATGCCGGCACTCCCTGGGATCTGGCGGTGCGCACCTTTACGCTGCTGGGCAACTCGGTGCCGATTTTCTGGCTCGGGCTGTTAATGCTGGCGCTATTCTACGCCAGGCTACAGTGGAGCGCCGGGCCGGGACGGCTTGACGACCTCTACCAGTACACGGTGACGCCGCATACCGGGTTCGCGCTGATCGACACCTGGCTTTCCGGCGATATGGCGGCATTTAAAAACGCCGCCAGCCACCTGGTGCTGCCGGTGCTGCTGCTGGCCTACTACGCGCTGGCCAGCATCACCCGCCTGACGCGTTCGGCGTGCCTGAGCGAAATGAACAAAGAGTACATCCTGCTGGCCCGCGCCAAAGGGGCGAGCGAAATGACGATTTTGCTGCGCCACGTGCTGCCCAATATTCGCGGCACGCTGCTGACGGTCATCGCGCTGGCCTGGACCAGCATGCTGGAGGGCGCGGTGCTGACCGAGACCGTCTTCTCGTGGCCGGGCATTGGCCGCTACCTCACTACCGCGCTGTTCGCCGGCGACACCACCGCCATTATGGGCGGCACGCTGCTTATCGGCGTCTGCTTTGTCGTGATTAATAACCTCACCGATATGCTGGTGCGGTTGACTGACCCGAGGGTGCGCTGA